The sequence CGACCCTCAAGCGCAAATCGAGCCTGCCCGTCTGGGCCGAGATCGGCTGGCGCGTCGGCGTGGTGCTGGCGCTCCTCGCCATCGCCGTGCTGTTCCACTGGATCGAGCGCGACGGGCTGAGGGACACCGCCGACGGCCACGTCTCGTTTCTCGATATCCTCTATTTCACCTCGATCTCGGTGACGACCACCGGCTATGGCGATATCGTGCCGGTGAGCACCACGGCGCGGATGTTCGACGCGTTCATCGTCACCCCGATCCGTATCTTCGTGGTGCTGCTGTTCCTCGGCACCGCCTATAATTTCGTCCTCAAGCGAACCTGGGATAAATGGCGCATGGCTGCGATCCAGAAGAACCTGTCCGGTCACATCGTCGTCGCCGGCTATGGCAATACCGGCGCCGAGACCATCGACGAGCTGATCGCGCGCGGCACGCCCGCGGGGCAGCTTGTCGTGATCGACACGGACGAGGAGCGCCTGGCCCGCGCCAAGGCCTGCGGCTGCATCGTGCTCCAGGCCGATGCCACCCGCGACCAGGTCCTCACGGACGTAAAGATCAAGCACGCGGCCTCGCTGATCGTCACCGCCGGGCGTGACGACACGTCGATCCTGATCACCCTCACCGCGCGCCATTTGGCACCCGGCCTGCCGATCAGCGTCACCGTCCGCAACGAGGATAACGAAGTCCCCGCCCGCGCCGCCGGCGCCACCACCGTCGTCAACCCGGTCAGCTTCTCGGGGCTGCTCCTCGCCAGCTCGTGCAAGGGCCCGCATCTCTCCGACTATCTGATGGATCTCGCCTCGTATCACGGCCAGGTCGAGCTGACGGAACGCGGCGTTACGCCCGGCGAGATCGGCAAGCCGCTCTCCGCGATCAAGACCGGCCTGGGCGTCCGCATTTACCGCAACGGCAAGCCCCATGGCCACAAGGAACCCGAAGCCGCAAGGCTGGAGGCCGGAGACCTGATCGTCGAGATTGTCACTGCAAATTGATCCTCCCCGGCACGGGGAGGGGGACCATGCGCAGCATGGTGGAGGGGGCGTGCCGCAAGCGCCGCGCTTCGTGGAGAGCCCCCTCCGTCAGCGCTGCGCGCTGCCACCTCCCCGTGCCGGGGAGGATCGTTTAGGATCACTGCATGATCGAACGCCTCACCCCCATCGCCCTCCTCATCGCGTCGAACGTCTTCATGACCTTCGCCTGGTACGGCCATCTCAAATACAAGTCGGCGCCACTGCTGCTGGTAATCTTCGCCAGCTGGGGCATCGCGCTCTTCGAATATTTCCTCGCCGTCCCCGCCAATCGCTGGGGCAGCAATGTCTATTCGGCGGCGCAATTGAAGGCGATCCAGGAGGTCGTGACCCTCACCGTCTTCGCCGGCTTCTCGATCCTCTATCTGGGCCAGAAGATAACGCTCAACCACCTTATCGGCTTCGCGCTGATCGCGGCGGGCGCGTGGTTCGTATTCAAGGCGCCGATATCTACCTGAGCTAGCTTTTTGCGCCAAAAAGCCTATGTGCGCCCGCAATCATGGCAACCAAACTCCCCGAGGCCCCGCGCGTGGGCATGGTTTCGCTCGGCTGTCCGAAGAACCTCGTCGACAGCGAACGGATCCTGACCAAGCTGCGCAGCGACGGCTATGCTATCTCGCCCGACTATGCCGGGGCGGACGTCGTGCTGGTCAATACCTGCGGCTTTCTCGACAGCGCCAAGGAGGAGTCGCTGGAGGCGATCGGTGAGGCCATCGCCGAGAATGGCCGCGTCATCGTCACCGGCTGCTTCGGCAAGGAAGCCGATGTCATCCGCGCCAAATTCCCCAACGTCCTCGCCGTCACCGGCGCGCACCAATATGAGGAAGTCGTCGGCGCGGTCCACGAAGCGGCGCCGATGCCGGCCAATGCCTTCCTCAATCTCGTGCCGGAGAGCGGCCTCAAGCTGACGCCCCGGCACTACAGCTATCTGAAAATCTCCGAGGGCTGCAACCATCGCTGCGCCTTCTGCATCATCCCCTCGATCCGCGGCGACCTCGTGTCACGCCGCCCCGACGCGATCCTGCGCGAAGCCGAAAAGCTGGTCGAGAACGGCACCGGGGAATTGCTGGTCATCAGCCAGGACACCTCTGCCTATGGCGTCGACATCCGCAAGCAACCGCGGATGTGGAAGGGCCAGGAGGTCGTTCCCCACATGACCGATCTCGCCCGCGAACTCGGCAAGATCGCGCCATGGGTTCGGCTGCACTATGTCTACCCCTACCCACACGTCGATCAGGTCATTCCGCTGATGGCCGAGGGGCTTGTCCTCCCCTATCTCGACATCCCCTTCCAGCACGCCAGCCCTGCGGTCCTGCGCCGCATGAAGCGTCCGGCCAACGAAGCCAAGGTGCTCGAGCGCCTCAAGGCGTGGCGCGAAATCTGCCCGGATATCGCCATCCGCAGCTCGTTCGTCGTCGGCTTCCCCGGCGAGACCGAGGAGGATTTCCGGTATCTGCTCGACTGGCTCGACGAAGCCCAGCTCGATCGTGTCGGCGCCTTCCGCTTCGAGCCGGTCGAAGGCGCGCAGGCCAACAGCTTCGAGGGCCATGTCCCCGAGGAAGTGAAGGAAGAGCGCTACGCCCGGGTGATGGAGAAAACCGCCGCGATCTCGGCCGCCAAGCTCCAGTCCAGGATCGGCCGCACCCTCGAAGTGATCATCGACGCGGTCGACGGCGAAGGCGCGACGGGCCGCTCACAGGCGGACGCGCCCGAGATCGACGGCGAAGTCCATCTCCGCGACGCCGGCCACCTCAAACAGGGCGACATCCTGAACGTCGAGATCGAGGACGCCGACGAGCACGATCTGTTCGGGGTGCCGCTGGCCTAGTCTCCCGGCTCCCGCGGCACCGATGCCAGCGCGCCCTCCAGCGCCGCCATCGCATCGGACCACGGCCCGCCGTCATCCTCGAACACGCGCACGCCCATATGGTAGATCGCCTCGACCACCGCGCGAACCGAACGCGCGAGCGCCTCGAATTCGGGCGCCTTCTCCTCGCCGGTCTGGTGGTCGATCTCGCGGATGCGGATCCAGCAGCCTTCCTGGACCGCGCCCGGCACCCCCGGCTCCGGGCCTTCCGCCATGCGCAGCGTCACCGTCTGGAATTCGATCCGCGTCAGGCCCGGCTCGGCATGGCACATCACCTCGGCGCTCTGCTTGCCGGTCAACAGCAGCAGCGCCGCGCGGATCAGATCACCCTTGGCATCGGTCAGATAGCCGCCGCCGAAATAGCCACGCTCCTCGCCCACCGTGATCGTGCCGTTATACCAGCCATAGCCGTCGATCTCGTAATCGAAACGCACGTCCGCGCCATTGCCGAGCCCGGATTCCCACGCCTTGAATTGCGAAGGCGCCAGTTCCTTCTCAAGCAGGGCGGCGCGCGGCGTCATGTCGAACTTCCCGAGCTTCGGTGTCCAGCGCGGGGTCCATGCCGCCTCGATCCGCGCCACCGCCGCCTCGAACGCCGGCACCGCCTCGCGCACCGAATCGTCCCACAGGCTGAACCGCACCGTCTGGCTGTTCGGCCCATGGGTGAAGTGCGCTTCGCCGCGCAGCCAGCCGGGTTCGTCGCGGCGGAGGGTCAGCCGCATCGATCCGCCGGTCGATTGCATGGTCACTTCATCGGCGCGCCCTTCGGCGAAGTCGCGCAGGTGCGGCAGGAAGGCGGCGAAATCGGGCCGCTTGATCATCGGCGCATGGTGATCGACGAACACGCCCCAGCCCTTGCCGACACGTACCGCGATATCGAGCCACGGCCAGGACTGGTTGCGACCCACGCCCACCCATAATTCGAGCGAACCGAGCTTGATGTCCGCGCCCAGCCGCCGCCGACGCGAATAGGCGGTTTCCGGAAAGCGCGGCTGCCCCTCAGTATCGGCCGCCGCCCGTCTGTCCTTGCCCCACCAACCCATCCTGCTCACACCCCCACGATCGTCCCCGCCGCGACGGGATCGCCTTCGACCGGCACCCATGGCCGCCGCCGCACTTCGCCGGTTTGCCATGCGTCATCGAAAGCGGCCATCCACAGCGAATATTCGTCGGTCTCATATTCGTGCACCGAAACCCACAGCCGATCGTCCGCCGCGAGCCGCATCTCGACCAGCGACCAATCGGCGAGCGGCGGCCCATCGCGCCAGCCGAGCGCCGCCCGCCGCGCCTCGCACACCACATGCACCGCTGCCGCGAACAAAGTTTCGACCCGCGCATGCGCCGCTTCCAGCCGCGCCACCGCCTCGGGGGGCGGGGCATCGTCCCAGCCATCGCCGCCGGTCACCGCGAGGTCGTAGAAATCCCCCGGTAACGCGCCGCGGCCAACCCAGCTTCCTTTCTGCCACCGCCAATCCATGCTCACCCATCCCGGTTGCGGACGTGTCTTATG is a genomic window of Sphingomonas sp. containing:
- the rimO gene encoding 30S ribosomal protein S12 methylthiotransferase RimO, producing MATKLPEAPRVGMVSLGCPKNLVDSERILTKLRSDGYAISPDYAGADVVLVNTCGFLDSAKEESLEAIGEAIAENGRVIVTGCFGKEADVIRAKFPNVLAVTGAHQYEEVVGAVHEAAPMPANAFLNLVPESGLKLTPRHYSYLKISEGCNHRCAFCIIPSIRGDLVSRRPDAILREAEKLVENGTGELLVISQDTSAYGVDIRKQPRMWKGQEVVPHMTDLARELGKIAPWVRLHYVYPYPHVDQVIPLMAEGLVLPYLDIPFQHASPAVLRRMKRPANEAKVLERLKAWREICPDIAIRSSFVVGFPGETEEDFRYLLDWLDEAQLDRVGAFRFEPVEGAQANSFEGHVPEEVKEERYARVMEKTAAISAAKLQSRIGRTLEVIIDAVDGEGATGRSQADAPEIDGEVHLRDAGHLKQGDILNVEIEDADEHDLFGVPLA
- a CDS encoding potassium channel family protein, whose translation is MAILPPATLKRKSSLPVWAEIGWRVGVVLALLAIAVLFHWIERDGLRDTADGHVSFLDILYFTSISVTTTGYGDIVPVSTTARMFDAFIVTPIRIFVVLLFLGTAYNFVLKRTWDKWRMAAIQKNLSGHIVVAGYGNTGAETIDELIARGTPAGQLVVIDTDEERLARAKACGCIVLQADATRDQVLTDVKIKHAASLIVTAGRDDTSILITLTARHLAPGLPISVTVRNEDNEVPARAAGATTVVNPVSFSGLLLASSCKGPHLSDYLMDLASYHGQVELTERGVTPGEIGKPLSAIKTGLGVRIYRNGKPHGHKEPEAARLEAGDLIVEIVTAN
- a CDS encoding DMT family protein, translated to MIERLTPIALLIASNVFMTFAWYGHLKYKSAPLLLVIFASWGIALFEYFLAVPANRWGSNVYSAAQLKAIQEVVTLTVFAGFSILYLGQKITLNHLIGFALIAAGAWFVFKAPIST